A single window of Halobacterium jilantaiense DNA harbors:
- a CDS encoding DUF7111 family protein yields the protein MTEETAEADGITARYYETETERVLEFSSDTGTAAVAQNVEGYAMLKVRPSADGDELERYYGFDMALDHAAELLGVSEHDLPVPEAASDMGM from the coding sequence ATGACCGAGGAGACCGCCGAGGCCGACGGTATCACTGCCCGGTACTACGAGACGGAGACGGAACGCGTCCTGGAGTTCTCCAGCGACACGGGGACCGCGGCGGTCGCGCAGAACGTCGAGGGGTACGCGATGCTGAAGGTGCGGCCGTCCGCGGACGGCGACGAGCTGGAGCGCTACTACGGCTTCGACATGGCGCTCGACCACGCCGCCGAACTGCTCGGCGTGAGCGAGCACGACCTCCCGGTGCCCGAGGCCGCGTCGGACATGGGGATGTAG
- a CDS encoding thiolase domain-containing protein, protein MTDARVAGVGLTHFGVHPERTSRDLFAEAGLAALDDAGVDREDVEAVHYGNFMGELSEHQGHQGPLAAEALGLDVPATRYESACASSGVALRQAVRDVRNGEADVVVVGGSERMNNLSTAESTEALAIAADDLYEVRAGMTFPGAYALMASAYFEAFGGSREDLAHIAVKNHANALGNDHAQYQREITVEDALDSPPVAEPLHLYDACPVTDGASAVVLVSEAYAAEHDVDADVAVTGTGQGGDNMALQDRDDMATSPAATDAAEEAYADAGVSPGDVDLAEVHDCFTIAEVLATESLGFFEHGEGVTAAREGVTTRDGDLPVNLSGGLKAKGHPVGATGTSQVAELTKLLRGDHVNSEHVADASTAVAHNAGGTVASAVVHVLEAVDDEEVGA, encoded by the coding sequence ATGACAGATGCACGCGTGGCCGGCGTGGGGCTGACGCACTTCGGCGTCCACCCGGAGCGGACGAGCCGCGACTTGTTCGCGGAGGCGGGACTCGCCGCGCTCGACGACGCGGGAGTCGACCGCGAGGACGTCGAGGCCGTCCACTACGGGAACTTCATGGGAGAGCTGAGCGAACACCAGGGCCACCAGGGGCCGCTGGCGGCCGAAGCACTGGGGCTCGACGTGCCGGCGACGCGCTACGAGTCGGCGTGCGCGTCCAGCGGCGTGGCGCTCCGGCAGGCCGTCCGGGACGTCCGGAACGGGGAGGCCGACGTGGTCGTGGTCGGCGGTAGCGAGCGCATGAACAACCTCAGCACCGCGGAGTCGACGGAGGCGCTGGCCATCGCGGCCGACGACCTCTACGAGGTGCGGGCGGGGATGACGTTCCCCGGCGCGTACGCGCTGATGGCGTCGGCGTACTTCGAGGCGTTCGGCGGCTCCCGGGAGGACCTCGCGCATATCGCGGTGAAGAACCACGCGAACGCGCTGGGCAACGACCACGCCCAGTACCAGCGCGAGATTACCGTCGAGGACGCCCTCGATTCGCCGCCGGTGGCCGAACCGCTGCACCTCTACGACGCCTGTCCCGTCACCGACGGCGCGAGCGCGGTCGTTCTCGTCAGCGAGGCGTACGCGGCCGAGCACGACGTCGACGCCGACGTGGCGGTCACGGGCACGGGCCAGGGCGGCGACAACATGGCGCTCCAGGACCGCGACGACATGGCGACCTCTCCGGCCGCGACCGACGCCGCCGAGGAGGCGTACGCGGACGCCGGCGTCTCGCCGGGCGACGTAGACCTGGCGGAAGTCCACGACTGCTTCACCATCGCGGAGGTGTTGGCGACCGAGTCCCTGGGCTTCTTCGAGCACGGCGAGGGGGTCACGGCCGCCCGCGAGGGTGTCACGACCCGCGACGGCGACCTCCCGGTGAATCTCTCGGGCGGCCTGAAAGCGAAGGGGCACCCCGTCGGTGCGACCGGCACCAGTCAGGTCGCCGAGCTGACGAAGCTGCTGCGGGGCGACCACGTGAACAGCGAGCACGTCGCCGACGCGTCCACGGCTGTCGCGCACAACGCCGGTGGGACGGTCGCGAGCGCGGTGGTCCACGTGCTCGAAGCCGTCGACGACGAGGAGGTGGGAGCATGA
- a CDS encoding Zn-ribbon domain-containing OB-fold protein — protein MSEDVRDAGYDDFVDALAAGDGYYLECSEGHGSLPPRLACPQCGDRDLAETPLPETGTVDSCSTLHVATPAFADDAPYVVAVVDFGAVRLTGQVRADPGEVDIGTEVTASVGETETTGERLVTFERR, from the coding sequence ATGAGCGAGGACGTGCGGGACGCCGGCTACGACGACTTCGTGGACGCGCTCGCGGCCGGCGACGGCTACTACCTGGAGTGCAGCGAGGGTCACGGCAGCCTGCCGCCGCGGCTGGCGTGCCCGCAGTGCGGCGACCGCGACCTCGCGGAGACGCCGCTGCCCGAGACGGGGACCGTCGACTCGTGTTCGACGCTCCACGTGGCGACGCCGGCGTTCGCCGACGACGCGCCCTACGTCGTCGCCGTGGTGGACTTCGGTGCGGTGCGGCTCACCGGGCAGGTGCGTGCAGACCCCGGCGAGGTCGACATCGGGACCGAGGTCACCGCGAGTGTCGGCGAGACGGAGACGACCGGCGAGCGCCTAGTGACGTTCGAGCGCCGGTAG
- a CDS encoding alpha/beta fold hydrolase yields MRLRRLLAGAAAGVAATAGANRLLRARVGDLDPALDGDQGTYHWRGFDIAYTEAGDPEHPDVVLLHGVNAAASSREFGEVFDALAEDYHVLAPDLPGFGRSDRPPVAYTSKLYEQFVADFVTDTAEDAVVVASSLTGSWAAMAADEADLSGLVLVCPTADTGQRRPVVRRLLRTPVVGSGLFNALTSRRGLEWFNDRDAFYRTENVPEGLVDYQYTTSHQPGARFAPASFAGSFLDPNVDLADTLAGVDAPVTLVWGREAKITPLSEGHDLADDADVRLVVLDDTSLLPHAEQPDSFLEAVRDELPALERH; encoded by the coding sequence ATGCGACTCCGCAGACTCCTCGCTGGTGCCGCCGCCGGCGTCGCCGCTACGGCGGGCGCGAACCGCCTCCTCCGAGCCCGAGTCGGCGACCTCGACCCCGCCCTCGACGGCGACCAGGGGACGTACCACTGGCGCGGCTTCGACATCGCCTACACCGAGGCGGGCGACCCCGAGCACCCGGACGTGGTGCTCCTGCACGGCGTGAACGCCGCCGCGTCCAGCCGCGAGTTCGGCGAGGTGTTCGACGCGCTCGCCGAGGACTACCACGTGCTCGCGCCCGACCTCCCCGGGTTCGGCCGCAGCGACCGACCGCCGGTCGCGTACACGTCGAAGCTCTACGAGCAGTTCGTCGCCGACTTCGTCACCGATACGGCCGAGGACGCGGTCGTCGTCGCGTCCTCCCTGACCGGGTCGTGGGCCGCGATGGCCGCCGACGAGGCCGACCTCTCGGGACTCGTGCTCGTCTGCCCGACCGCCGACACCGGACAGCGCCGGCCGGTGGTGCGTCGCCTGCTCCGGACGCCGGTCGTCGGCTCCGGGCTGTTCAACGCGCTCACCAGCCGGCGCGGCCTCGAGTGGTTCAACGACCGCGACGCCTTCTACCGAACCGAGAACGTCCCCGAGGGCCTCGTGGACTACCAGTACACCACGAGCCACCAGCCCGGCGCGCGGTTCGCGCCCGCGTCCTTCGCCGGCAGCTTCCTCGACCCGAACGTCGACCTCGCGGACACGCTCGCCGGCGTCGACGCCCCCGTCACGCTCGTCTGGGGCCGAGAGGCGAAAATCACACCGCTGTCGGAGGGCCACGACCTCGCGGACGACGCGGACGTTCGGCTGGTCGTCCTCGACGACACCAGCCTGCTCCCGCACGCAGAACAGCCCGACTCCTTCCTCGAAGCGGTGCGCGACGAGCTACCGGCGCTCGAACGTCACTAG
- the meaB gene encoding methylmalonyl Co-A mutase-associated GTPase MeaB produces MATDQPELVSELLDGKHRALARAITKIENRTPGYRGVVSALYPHTGNADVIGITGSPGSGKSTLVDKLAKAYRDQGLTVGVIAVDPSSPFTGGAVLGDRIRMASTATDMDVFFRSMSARGSLGGLSTATADAVKALDAFGKDKIIIETVGAGQNEVDVVKTADTVAVLVPPSSGDDVQMLKAGILEIGDVFVVNKADLEGANKTVTELRNMLDLRDAEDGDWDPEIAETIAKDGTGVPELMDVFEAHTDWLDESGRREEKRHTRYAEELRTLLREDASELLEAELEARGGIDELVARIDAGETTPYEVADDVVAPVRDALGD; encoded by the coding sequence ATGGCGACCGACCAGCCCGAACTCGTCTCGGAGCTCCTCGACGGCAAACACCGGGCGCTCGCCCGCGCCATCACGAAAATCGAGAACCGGACGCCGGGCTACCGCGGCGTCGTCTCGGCGCTCTACCCCCACACCGGGAACGCCGACGTCATCGGCATCACGGGGAGCCCCGGCTCCGGGAAGTCCACGCTCGTGGACAAACTCGCGAAAGCGTACCGCGACCAGGGCTTGACCGTCGGCGTCATCGCCGTCGACCCGTCCAGTCCGTTCACGGGCGGCGCTGTTCTCGGCGACCGCATCCGGATGGCGTCGACCGCGACGGACATGGACGTGTTCTTCCGGTCGATGTCCGCCCGCGGCAGCCTCGGCGGGCTCTCCACCGCGACCGCGGACGCCGTGAAAGCACTGGACGCGTTCGGCAAAGACAAGATCATCATCGAAACCGTCGGTGCCGGCCAGAACGAGGTCGACGTCGTGAAGACGGCCGACACGGTGGCCGTGCTCGTGCCGCCGTCCTCCGGTGACGACGTCCAGATGCTGAAGGCCGGCATCCTCGAAATCGGAGACGTCTTCGTCGTCAACAAGGCCGACCTCGAGGGCGCGAACAAGACTGTCACCGAACTCCGGAACATGCTCGACTTGCGGGACGCCGAGGACGGCGACTGGGACCCCGAAATCGCCGAGACCATCGCGAAAGACGGCACCGGCGTCCCCGAACTGATGGACGTCTTCGAGGCCCACACCGACTGGCTCGACGAGTCGGGCCGACGCGAGGAGAAACGCCACACGCGGTACGCCGAAGAGCTCCGGACCCTCCTCCGGGAGGACGCCAGCGAACTCCTCGAAGCCGAACTGGAAGCCCGCGGCGGCATCGACGAACTCGTCGCGCGCATCGACGCCGGCGAGACCACGCCCTACGAGGTCGCCGACGACGTGGTCGCACCGGTCCGGGACGCCCTCGGCGACTGA
- a CDS encoding cobalamin B12-binding domain-containing protein, whose translation MSEETQRNVRCLVAKVGLDGHDRGAHVITRAFRDAGFEVIYSGLHKAPEEIVQAAVQEDVDVLGISILSGAHNTLVPKIIEGLEEYDAFDDTLVIVGGIIPDEDRPELEDAGVDAIFGPGTPMAETIEFIENNVPQRD comes from the coding sequence ATGAGCGAGGAAACTCAGCGGAACGTCCGGTGTCTCGTGGCGAAGGTCGGGCTGGACGGCCACGACCGGGGTGCCCACGTCATCACGCGGGCGTTCAGGGACGCCGGCTTCGAAGTCATCTACTCGGGGCTCCACAAGGCCCCCGAGGAAATCGTGCAGGCCGCCGTTCAGGAGGACGTCGACGTGCTCGGCATCTCCATCCTCTCCGGTGCGCACAACACGCTCGTCCCGAAAATCATCGAGGGCCTCGAGGAGTACGACGCCTTCGACGACACGCTGGTCATCGTCGGTGGCATCATCCCCGACGAGGACCGACCCGAACTGGAGGACGCGGGCGTCGACGCCATCTTCGGGCCGGGCACGCCGATGGCCGAGACCATCGAGTTCATCGAGAACAACGTCCCGCAGCGTGACTGA
- a CDS encoding DUF420 domain-containing protein, with protein sequence MATADAPGYAKTHPRRVTVVLSVIGYALVIGAFEGLIPIFPDLSKETVLLFSDAIAVVNTLALTSILAGVAFIKRGEVRKHRAAMLTAFTLICLFLVLYLWKVGGGFEKSIVIEEGMFLGQYAGTVEIAYLLMLAIHIFLSVVAVPVVLYAVILGLTHTPAELRETSHAKYGRIAVASWTVSLFLGVVTYLMLNHVYTWVPR encoded by the coding sequence ATGGCAACGGCCGACGCTCCTGGCTACGCGAAGACGCACCCGAGACGCGTCACGGTAGTGCTGTCGGTGATCGGGTACGCGCTCGTCATCGGCGCGTTCGAGGGACTCATCCCCATCTTCCCGGACCTCTCCAAAGAGACCGTGTTGCTGTTCTCGGACGCCATCGCCGTGGTGAACACGCTCGCGCTCACGAGCATTCTGGCGGGCGTCGCGTTCATCAAGCGCGGCGAGGTCAGGAAGCACCGGGCGGCGATGCTCACCGCCTTCACGCTCATCTGTCTGTTCCTCGTGCTGTACCTCTGGAAGGTCGGCGGCGGCTTCGAGAAGTCCATCGTCATCGAGGAGGGGATGTTCCTCGGGCAGTACGCCGGCACCGTCGAAATCGCCTACCTCCTGATGCTCGCGATTCACATCTTCCTCTCCGTCGTCGCCGTCCCGGTCGTGTTGTACGCCGTGATTCTCGGCCTCACGCACACCCCCGCGGAGCTCCGCGAGACCAGCCACGCGAAGTACGGCCGCATCGCCGTCGCCTCCTGGACCGTGTCGCTGTTCCTCGGCGTCGTCACGTACCTCATGCTGAACCACGTCTACACTTGGGTGCCGCGGTAA
- a CDS encoding ABC transporter permease: MSRLARIRAEAAGAMRTFLRRRTAVFFTFFFPVVLIVIFAGLVRTQGGGGAGLFSEPTGYYLPAYLATVVLFTPLSRVGSEVARHREDNRFEKLSTTPLTRAEWLAAHALVNVALIVAASLLLVVALLLTGASFEFSPWLAFFVPVSSVLFCGVGAILGSLAEGQDGAIAASNGIALPLLFLSETFVQPALFPEWFRPLLDVSPLVYFSRGVRAATFPEAIEAAGSSGVVATNAAVTLGLAVVAFTVGAALIPWTE; this comes from the coding sequence ATGAGCCGCCTCGCCCGGATTCGCGCGGAGGCCGCGGGCGCGATGCGGACGTTCCTCCGCCGCCGCACCGCCGTGTTCTTCACGTTCTTCTTCCCCGTCGTACTCATCGTCATCTTCGCTGGCTTGGTCCGCACGCAGGGTGGCGGTGGCGCGGGGCTGTTCTCGGAACCGACGGGCTACTACCTGCCGGCGTACCTCGCGACGGTCGTGCTGTTCACGCCGCTGTCGCGGGTCGGCAGCGAGGTGGCGCGCCACCGCGAGGACAACCGCTTCGAGAAGCTGTCGACGACACCGCTGACGCGGGCAGAGTGGCTCGCAGCGCACGCGCTCGTGAACGTCGCGCTCATCGTCGCGGCCTCCCTGCTGCTGGTCGTCGCGCTCCTGCTCACGGGCGCGAGCTTCGAGTTCTCGCCGTGGCTGGCGTTCTTCGTGCCCGTCTCCTCGGTACTGTTCTGTGGCGTCGGCGCGATACTCGGCAGCCTCGCGGAGGGACAGGACGGTGCCATCGCCGCGAGCAACGGTATCGCGCTCCCGCTGCTGTTCCTCTCGGAGACGTTCGTCCAGCCCGCCCTGTTCCCCGAGTGGTTCCGGCCGCTGCTCGACGTCTCGCCGCTCGTCTACTTCTCGCGGGGCGTCCGCGCGGCGACCTTCCCCGAGGCGATCGAGGCCGCGGGGTCGTCGGGGGTCGTGGCGACGAACGCCGCAGTGACGCTGGGGCTGGCCGTCGTCGCGTTCACAGTTGGGGCTGCGCTCATCCCCTGGACGGAGTGA
- a CDS encoding ABC transporter ATP-binding protein, giving the protein MDSVLVADDVQKSYGDTAALTGVSLSVGAGEVFALVGPNGAGKTTLVRCLTGTAHADAGSVELLGDSPRDARKQHVGLLPQAFSPPERLTASELVSYYAGLYDDAREPAAVLDEVGLDPGEDTWYGDLSGGQQRRACVAAALVNDPDVLFLDEPTTGVDPAGRRALWSLFESLADAGTTILLTTHDMAEAARLADRVALLGAGEVAATGTPSELVAEYAGDARLVVDTDADPELSGWEPDRTDEGLVFRGVAPESVGEIATALDDAGVAFGALSWREPTLEDAYMALAGEAERGEVTR; this is encoded by the coding sequence ATGGATTCGGTACTCGTCGCCGACGACGTGCAGAAGTCGTACGGGGACACCGCAGCGCTCACGGGGGTCTCGCTGTCCGTCGGTGCCGGCGAGGTGTTCGCGCTCGTCGGCCCGAACGGCGCGGGGAAGACGACGCTCGTGCGCTGTCTCACTGGCACTGCGCACGCGGACGCCGGCTCGGTCGAACTGCTCGGCGACTCGCCGCGTGACGCGCGCAAGCAGCACGTCGGCCTGCTCCCGCAGGCGTTCTCGCCGCCCGAGCGCCTCACCGCGAGCGAGCTCGTCAGCTACTACGCGGGGCTCTACGACGACGCCCGCGAGCCCGCAGCCGTCCTCGACGAAGTCGGCCTCGACCCCGGCGAGGACACCTGGTACGGCGACCTCTCCGGCGGTCAGCAGCGCCGGGCGTGCGTCGCCGCAGCGCTCGTCAACGACCCGGACGTGCTGTTCCTCGACGAACCCACCACGGGCGTCGACCCGGCCGGTCGGCGCGCGCTCTGGTCGCTGTTCGAGTCGCTGGCGGACGCCGGCACGACCATCCTCCTCACCACGCACGACATGGCCGAGGCCGCCCGGCTCGCCGACCGCGTCGCGCTGCTCGGTGCGGGCGAGGTCGCTGCGACTGGCACGCCGAGCGAACTCGTCGCCGAGTACGCCGGCGACGCCCGCCTCGTCGTCGACACGGACGCGGACCCCGAGCTGTCGGGCTGGGAGCCCGACCGCACCGACGAGGGACTCGTCTTCCGCGGCGTCGCCCCCGAGAGCGTCGGGGAGATTGCGACCGCGCTCGACGACGCGGGCGTGGCGTTCGGTGCGCTGTCGTGGCGCGAGCCGACGCTGGAGGACGCCTACATGGCGCTCGCCGGCGAGGCCGAGCGCGGGGAGGTGACGCGATGA
- a CDS encoding DUF7546 family protein has protein sequence MGTRTVSTGQLAPDRGTLLTWAAVLNGELVLVLLYFALSSSTPGDVLWLAYPFVWLNVAAWGVRRVGVPSASRRQWLAAGAVGVAYFLLLGGVGGLYMFHGADLGSRIAWLSPGWGPALVYSGPTVTVSLLPFKVGGYAALAYLVAVTVVDTARTGLAGFLGLLSCVSCTWPVLATLATGLFGSASTAVVVAESQPYALSTAVFVSSVLLLVWRPSR, from the coding sequence ATGGGGACGCGAACCGTCTCCACCGGCCAGCTCGCGCCCGACCGCGGCACGCTGCTGACGTGGGCCGCCGTTCTGAACGGCGAGCTCGTGCTCGTGTTGCTGTACTTCGCGTTGTCGTCGTCGACGCCCGGCGACGTCCTCTGGCTGGCGTACCCGTTCGTCTGGCTGAACGTCGCCGCCTGGGGCGTCCGCCGCGTCGGTGTGCCGTCGGCGTCCCGCCGCCAGTGGCTCGCAGCGGGCGCTGTCGGCGTCGCGTACTTCCTCCTCCTTGGCGGCGTCGGCGGTCTCTACATGTTCCACGGGGCCGACCTCGGGTCGCGCATCGCGTGGCTGTCACCCGGCTGGGGTCCGGCGCTGGTCTACAGCGGGCCGACAGTCACCGTCAGCCTGCTGCCGTTCAAGGTCGGCGGCTACGCCGCGCTCGCGTACCTCGTCGCCGTCACGGTCGTCGACACCGCCCGAACGGGCCTCGCGGGCTTCCTCGGACTCCTCTCCTGTGTGAGCTGCACGTGGCCGGTGCTGGCGACGCTGGCTACGGGCCTGTTCGGGAGCGCGTCGACGGCCGTCGTCGTCGCCGAGAGCCAGCCGTACGCCCTCTCCACGGCCGTCTTCGTCTCCTCCGTCCTCCTGCTCGTCTGGCGGCCGTCCCGGTAG
- the cyoE gene encoding heme o synthase, producing the protein MGVYTLLVLGATTALTGAADACTSWPACGGQWFALDSLDLAVVWGHRTAAAVTGVVVVAAAVFAWRRGESRRVRAAVTAALALYPVQIALGAYTATTPGSSALAGGHLALAVGIFAALVLALAWTLDAQTGHLPSAEWEGEPRHDDSESSDPGTGPLATAKAYLRLTKPRLMWLLCLVAGAGMALAGGTQLAVETVALTLGGGVLSIGASGTFNHVLEREKDKKMARTDDRPLATDRIPPRNALAFGLVLGVGSLAAFAAVNLLTAFLGLTAIVFYSVVYTLVLKPNTRQSTVIGGAAGALPALIGWAAVTGEVGVAGIALAAVIFLWTPAHFYNLALAYKDDYERGGFPLMPVVEGEAKTRRHIVYYLGATLVSAVVLAALTDLGALYAGTTVALGSVFLYFAVRLHRERDRSAAMRSFHASNAYLGCLLVAVVLDAMVV; encoded by the coding sequence ATGGGCGTCTACACGCTGCTCGTGCTCGGCGCAACCACCGCCCTGACGGGTGCCGCCGACGCCTGTACGTCGTGGCCTGCGTGCGGCGGCCAGTGGTTCGCGCTCGACTCCCTGGACCTCGCGGTCGTCTGGGGGCATCGAACTGCGGCAGCAGTGACCGGCGTCGTCGTGGTCGCCGCGGCAGTGTTCGCGTGGCGTCGTGGCGAGTCGCGTCGCGTGCGGGCGGCGGTGACGGCCGCGCTCGCGCTCTACCCCGTCCAGATAGCGCTCGGTGCGTACACCGCGACGACGCCCGGGTCGAGCGCACTCGCAGGCGGCCACCTCGCGCTCGCCGTCGGCATCTTCGCCGCGCTCGTACTGGCGCTCGCGTGGACGCTCGACGCCCAGACCGGCCACCTGCCGTCCGCGGAGTGGGAGGGCGAACCCCGGCACGACGACAGCGAGTCCTCGGACCCGGGGACCGGGCCGCTGGCGACCGCGAAGGCGTACCTGCGGCTGACGAAGCCGCGGCTGATGTGGCTCCTGTGCCTCGTCGCGGGCGCGGGGATGGCGCTGGCTGGCGGCACCCAGCTGGCCGTCGAGACGGTCGCGCTGACGCTCGGCGGCGGCGTGCTGTCGATCGGCGCGTCCGGGACGTTCAATCACGTCCTCGAACGCGAGAAGGACAAGAAGATGGCGCGCACGGACGACCGCCCGCTCGCCACCGACCGCATCCCGCCCCGGAACGCGCTCGCGTTCGGTCTGGTGCTGGGTGTCGGGTCGCTGGCCGCGTTCGCGGCGGTGAACCTCCTGACGGCGTTCCTCGGGCTGACGGCCATCGTGTTCTACTCGGTCGTCTACACGCTCGTGCTGAAGCCGAACACTCGACAGAGCACCGTCATCGGGGGTGCGGCTGGCGCGCTGCCGGCGCTCATCGGCTGGGCAGCCGTAACCGGTGAGGTCGGCGTCGCGGGCATCGCGCTCGCGGCCGTCATCTTCCTGTGGACGCCCGCGCACTTCTACAATCTCGCGCTCGCTTACAAGGACGACTACGAGCGCGGCGGCTTCCCGCTGATGCCCGTCGTCGAGGGCGAGGCGAAGACGCGCCGGCACATCGTCTACTACCTCGGCGCGACGCTGGTCTCGGCCGTCGTGCTCGCCGCGCTCACCGACCTCGGCGCGCTGTACGCCGGCACCACCGTCGCCCTCGGTTCGGTGTTCCTCTACTTCGCCGTGCGGCTCCACCGCGAGCGCGACCGGTCGGCCGCGATGCGGTCGTTCCACGCGTCGAACGCCTACCTCGGCTGTCTGCTGGTCGCCGTCGTGCTGGACGCGATGGTGGTGTAG
- the coxB gene encoding cytochrome c oxidase subunit II — protein sequence MRGKRLAPVLVVVVGFLAAFVDPVAASGYQSITEQYIRDLNNMMLAAALPITLLVEGILIYTVWKFRNSDEAKPTKENRRLEITWTVATAVVLLFVGVAAYGVMGQSAVTATGQDAQAAMAEEDSVTVTAEGVQWYWNFEYADENLSTTTSAGGDGVVGDQPLVLPADTKVVIRTESSDVIHAFHAPDLGLKADALPGQQNYIITDELDEGTYQLYCAEFCGVGHSQMLADIEVVDRDTYEDYVEDPENTSV from the coding sequence ATGAGAGGAAAGCGGCTCGCACCCGTTCTCGTCGTCGTCGTCGGGTTCCTCGCTGCCTTCGTCGACCCGGTGGCCGCCTCTGGCTACCAGTCGATCACCGAGCAGTACATCCGCGACCTCAACAACATGATGCTCGCGGCCGCGCTGCCGATTACGCTGCTCGTCGAGGGCATCCTGATCTACACGGTCTGGAAGTTCCGGAACAGCGACGAGGCGAAACCCACGAAGGAGAACCGCCGTCTGGAAATCACGTGGACGGTCGCCACCGCGGTCGTCCTCCTGTTCGTCGGTGTCGCAGCCTACGGCGTCATGGGTCAGAGTGCGGTCACCGCGACCGGACAGGACGCGCAGGCCGCGATGGCCGAAGAAGACAGCGTCACCGTCACCGCCGAGGGCGTCCAGTGGTACTGGAACTTCGAGTACGCCGACGAAAATCTGTCCACGACCACCAGCGCTGGGGGTGATGGCGTCGTCGGCGACCAGCCGCTCGTGTTGCCGGCCGACACGAAAGTGGTGATACGGACGGAGTCCTCGGACGTCATCCACGCCTTCCACGCACCAGACCTGGGCCTGAAGGCGGACGCGCTCCCCGGACAGCAGAACTACATCATCACTGACGAACTCGACGAAGGTACCTACCAGCTGTACTGCGCCGAGTTCTGTGGTGTCGGCCACTCGCAGATGCTCGCCGATATCGAGGTCGTCGACCGAGACACCTACGAGGACTACGTCGAAGACCCCGAGAACACGTCCGTCTAG
- a CDS encoding biotin--[acetyl-CoA-carboxylase] ligase has translation MTVDPDELRARLDAPLVHRETCPSTNDIARAEGRDGAAHGTFVVADEQTAGRGRTGNVWASPPGGVWSSTLVRPDFAASHVGRLTFAGGLAAAETVEEFGVDARLKWPNDVVVDRDDGTRAKLCGVLTEAVVDEVPVAGKPVDDVLPGTDPETAALSFAVLGIGVNASLAPGDLNVGDRTVTTLREEVGAVDPTEVAATLHDRLLDWTASVETDDGFADAVDAFRDRSATLGERVEVTRRDDDPVVGDAVSVTGRGALVVDTGERRVEVQEGECRRLRRT, from the coding sequence ATGACAGTCGACCCCGACGAGCTGCGGGCGCGGCTCGACGCGCCGCTCGTCCACCGTGAGACGTGCCCGAGCACGAACGACATCGCGCGCGCCGAGGGCCGGGACGGTGCCGCCCACGGCACGTTTGTGGTCGCCGACGAACAGACCGCTGGCCGCGGTCGCACCGGCAACGTCTGGGCGAGTCCGCCGGGCGGCGTCTGGTCGAGCACGCTCGTCCGTCCCGACTTCGCGGCGAGTCACGTCGGCCGGCTCACGTTCGCGGGCGGCCTCGCGGCAGCGGAGACCGTCGAGGAGTTCGGCGTGGACGCGCGCCTGAAGTGGCCCAACGACGTGGTCGTCGACCGTGACGACGGCACTCGCGCGAAGCTCTGCGGTGTCCTCACTGAGGCTGTCGTCGACGAGGTACCGGTCGCCGGGAAGCCGGTCGACGACGTACTACCGGGAACCGACCCCGAGACCGCAGCTCTCTCCTTCGCGGTACTCGGCATCGGCGTCAATGCGAGCCTCGCCCCCGGCGACCTGAACGTCGGAGACCGCACGGTGACGACACTCCGGGAAGAAGTCGGAGCCGTCGACCCGACCGAGGTCGCGGCGACACTCCACGACCGCCTGCTGGACTGGACGGCCAGCGTCGAGACCGACGACGGGTTCGCTGACGCGGTCGACGCGTTCCGCGACCGCAGCGCCACGCTCGGCGAGCGCGTCGAGGTGACGCGCCGCGACGACGACCCCGTGGTCGGCGACGCAGTGTCGGTCACGGGCCGGGGCGCGCTCGTCGTCGACACTGGCGAGCGGCGAGTCGAAGTGCAGGAAGGAGAGTGTCGGCGGCTACGGCGGACCTAG